Proteins encoded together in one Spirochaeta cellobiosiphila DSM 17781 window:
- a CDS encoding 2-hydroxyacid dehydrogenase → MKIAFFDSKPYDVESFINKNEAYGYTLKFFEPKLNPDTALLAKGYEAVCAFVNDTLDNQVLDILEQQGTKVLIMRCAGYNNVDLKSAHKRIHVLRVPAYSPYAVAEHALALIMTVNRKTHKAYIRTKESNFTLRGLTGFDMHGKTMGIIGTGKIGQVMIGLLKGFGMNIVAYDPYPNEQASQELGFTYKSLDELFQSADIISLHCPLTPETQYIIGAHAISQMKQGVIIINTGRGGLIDSKALVDGLKNRKIGAAGLDVYEEEGDYFFEDMSIEGITDDTLARLLSFPNVLITSHQAFLTHEALNNIAETSLDNVKAYLAGEKLVNEVCYRCSSPECAKDSTGRCF, encoded by the coding sequence ATGAAAATAGCTTTTTTCGACTCAAAGCCCTATGATGTAGAGTCCTTTATTAATAAGAATGAGGCTTATGGATACACTCTTAAGTTCTTTGAACCCAAACTTAATCCTGATACGGCCCTCTTAGCCAAGGGATATGAAGCGGTATGCGCCTTTGTAAATGACACCCTGGACAATCAAGTTCTGGATATACTGGAACAACAGGGAACAAAAGTTCTGATCATGCGCTGTGCCGGTTATAATAATGTGGATCTTAAATCAGCACACAAGCGAATCCATGTTCTCCGGGTTCCCGCTTATAGTCCCTATGCTGTGGCAGAACATGCCTTGGCCCTCATCATGACCGTGAATCGAAAGACCCATAAAGCTTATATCCGAACCAAAGAAAGCAACTTTACTTTGCGTGGTTTAACGGGCTTCGATATGCATGGCAAAACCATGGGTATCATTGGAACCGGGAAGATTGGACAGGTGATGATTGGTTTATTAAAAGGTTTTGGAATGAATATTGTCGCCTATGATCCCTACCCCAATGAACAGGCCTCCCAAGAATTAGGATTTACCTATAAGAGCCTGGATGAGCTCTTTCAATCAGCTGATATTATAAGCCTTCATTGTCCATTAACTCCTGAGACTCAATACATTATTGGAGCTCATGCTATTAGCCAGATGAAACAAGGCGTTATCATTATCAACACAGGACGTGGTGGTTTGATTGATTCTAAAGCCCTTGTTGATGGATTAAAGAATCGCAAAATTGGAGCAGCCGGTCTTGATGTATATGAAGAAGAGGGAGATTATTTCTTTGAAGATATGAGCATTGAAGGAATTACTGATGACACCTTAGCCAGACTACTCTCCTTCCCAAATGTATTGATCACTTCTCATCAGGCCTTCCTGACACATGAAGCTCTCAATAATATAGCCGAAACATCCCTGGATAATGTCAAAGCCTACCTTGCCGGAGAGAAGTTAGTAAACGAAGTGTGCTACCGATGTTCCAGTCCTGAATGTGCCAAAGACTCAACAGGCCGTTGCTTTTAG
- a CDS encoding response regulator: MRILIVDDDSVTRKVLTSLLFEVGDCDSASNGEEAIEAVKRSMEEGKPYKLICMDIMMPSLDGQETLQTIRTLEEDKDIPVIDRAHVFMITALSDAANVMKAFGERCDAYLVKPIEKDKLFQELKNRNLL; encoded by the coding sequence ATGCGAATACTAATCGTTGATGATGACTCGGTTACAAGAAAAGTACTCACCTCCCTCCTTTTTGAAGTTGGAGATTGTGATTCAGCATCCAATGGAGAAGAGGCTATTGAGGCCGTCAAAAGATCAATGGAGGAAGGCAAACCATACAAACTTATCTGTATGGATATTATGATGCCCTCCTTAGACGGTCAGGAGACGCTTCAAACTATTAGAACCTTGGAAGAAGACAAGGATATTCCCGTCATCGATAGGGCTCATGTGTTTATGATAACAGCTTTGTCAGATGCAGCTAATGTTATGAAGGCATTTGGAGAACGTTGTGATGCCTATCTTGTCAAACCCATAGAAAAAGATAAACTTTTTCAAGAACTTAAGAATCGTAATCTCCTTTAA
- the hflX gene encoding GTPase HflX has product MSDINLQSEEQDILSEKCERAFLVGIQYPDMKEEEAEEHITELYSLVHTMGIEPIGHSLVKLRNPQPKYLIGTGKVEEILEEAKEVEADLIIFNDDLSPSQQRNWERNSQVTVIDRQEVILDIFADRAQTREAVLQVALARMEYSLPRLTRAWTHLSRQRGGTKGTRGEGETQLEIDRRIVLRKMDALKKELIKVQSSRAIQRKKRKARPVPTASIVGYTNAGKSSLLNTLTDSEVLAEDKLFATLDPTTRKVKLPLGQELLVTDTVGFIRKLPHSLVEAFKSTLEETVMADFLVHVLDGSNPEVLDHYKATMAVLGELGVNDKPTITVFNKLDKFQDDLIHKQMLQNEFPDALFISLHERLGLEELVKALEQKLSHTFQTEEYLFPHTRHDLVSLLHREAQILETEYLEAGTKVIAKVPIHLAAKLENYTFDF; this is encoded by the coding sequence ATGAGTGATATAAATCTTCAATCAGAAGAACAAGATATTTTAAGCGAGAAATGTGAACGGGCCTTCCTTGTGGGTATTCAGTATCCGGATATGAAGGAAGAAGAAGCTGAAGAGCATATTACAGAATTATACAGTCTCGTTCATACTATGGGCATAGAACCTATTGGGCATTCCCTTGTCAAATTACGGAATCCCCAGCCTAAATACCTTATTGGAACGGGAAAGGTAGAAGAAATCCTTGAAGAAGCTAAGGAAGTCGAAGCTGATCTCATCATATTTAATGATGATCTAAGTCCTAGCCAACAGAGAAACTGGGAACGTAATAGTCAGGTAACCGTTATCGATAGACAGGAAGTTATCCTGGATATCTTTGCCGATAGAGCGCAAACCAGAGAAGCAGTCCTCCAGGTCGCCCTGGCCCGGATGGAATACTCACTCCCCAGATTAACCAGAGCCTGGACACACTTATCCCGTCAACGGGGTGGAACAAAAGGAACCAGAGGGGAAGGAGAGACTCAACTAGAAATCGATAGACGTATCGTTCTTCGTAAGATGGATGCCCTGAAGAAAGAATTAATCAAAGTTCAAAGCAGTAGAGCTATCCAGCGAAAAAAACGAAAGGCCCGTCCAGTCCCCACGGCCAGTATCGTGGGATATACCAATGCGGGAAAATCCAGTTTACTAAATACCTTAACCGATTCAGAGGTTTTGGCAGAGGATAAGCTTTTTGCTACATTGGATCCTACCACAAGAAAAGTTAAGCTTCCTTTAGGTCAGGAACTGCTGGTGACGGACACAGTAGGGTTTATCCGTAAGCTTCCCCATAGCTTGGTAGAAGCCTTTAAATCTACCTTGGAAGAGACGGTCATGGCTGACTTCCTTGTTCATGTTCTCGATGGCTCTAACCCGGAAGTTTTAGATCATTACAAAGCCACTATGGCTGTGTTGGGAGAGCTGGGGGTTAATGATAAACCTACGATAACAGTGTTTAATAAGCTTGATAAGTTTCAGGATGATCTGATTCACAAGCAGATGCTTCAGAATGAGTTTCCGGACGCTTTGTTCATATCCCTCCATGAACGTTTAGGGTTAGAAGAACTGGTTAAGGCCCTAGAGCAAAAGTTATCCCACACCTTTCAGACAGAGGAATATTTATTTCCCCATACTAGACATGATCTGGTTAGCCTTCTCCATAGAGAAGCTCAGATACTGGAAACGGAATACCTGGAGGCAGGAACAAAGGTCATAGCCAAAGTCCCCATTCATCTTGCCGCCAAATTGGAGAACTATACTTTTGACTTTTAA
- the ychF gene encoding redox-regulated ATPase YchF, giving the protein MGLNCGIVGLPNVGKSTIFSALTSAPAEAANYPFCTIDPNVGIVNVPDERLNKISELIPPQKLIPAVVEFVDIAGLVKGASKGEGLGNKFLANIRETDAILHVVRCFENEDITHVDGSIDPLRDIETINIELALADLETVDKRKERASKELRAAGSEKAKEAAQIMPILDKLQAQLGEGKPARGIEWSDDQRILLKQLHLITLKKTMYVCNVDENGLDEDNDYVKKVKALAEEEKAEVVVICGQLEADIASLETEEEKQMFLDEAGMTESGLSRLIHKSYNMLGLRTYFTAGEQEVRAWTFHEGDKAPQAAGVIHTDFEKGFIKAEVYHCTDLFEFKSESALKSGGKLRIEGKEYVVKDGDVMHFRFNV; this is encoded by the coding sequence ATGGGATTAAATTGTGGTATTGTAGGACTTCCTAATGTAGGTAAGTCAACAATCTTCTCAGCCTTAACTTCTGCTCCTGCAGAAGCGGCCAACTATCCTTTCTGCACTATTGACCCCAATGTAGGAATAGTTAATGTCCCTGATGAAAGACTTAATAAGATATCAGAACTCATTCCTCCTCAGAAACTCATACCTGCAGTGGTAGAGTTTGTAGACATTGCGGGACTCGTTAAAGGGGCCAGTAAGGGCGAAGGCCTTGGTAATAAATTCCTGGCCAATATCAGAGAGACCGATGCTATCCTTCATGTTGTCCGATGTTTTGAGAACGAAGACATCACACATGTCGATGGAAGTATCGATCCACTCAGGGATATTGAAACCATTAACATTGAGTTAGCCTTAGCTGATTTGGAAACTGTTGATAAAAGAAAAGAACGGGCTTCCAAAGAATTAAGAGCCGCTGGCTCTGAGAAGGCAAAAGAAGCCGCTCAGATTATGCCTATCCTGGACAAACTTCAAGCGCAATTAGGAGAGGGTAAGCCGGCTCGTGGTATCGAGTGGAGTGATGATCAAAGAATACTCTTAAAACAATTGCACCTCATTACTCTTAAGAAGACCATGTATGTATGTAATGTGGATGAAAACGGTCTTGATGAAGACAATGATTATGTCAAGAAAGTCAAAGCCCTGGCTGAGGAAGAAAAGGCTGAAGTTGTTGTCATCTGTGGTCAGTTAGAAGCGGATATTGCCAGCTTGGAAACGGAAGAAGAAAAACAAATGTTTCTAGATGAAGCAGGCATGACTGAATCAGGATTATCCCGTTTAATCCACAAGAGTTATAACATGCTTGGATTACGAACTTATTTTACAGCTGGTGAACAGGAAGTCCGGGCCTGGACCTTTCATGAAGGAGATAAGGCACCTCAAGCGGCTGGGGTTATCCATACAGACTTTGAAAAGGGTTTTATCAAGGCTGAAGTCTACCATTGTACAGATCTATTTGAGTTTAAAAGCGAAAGTGCTCTCAAATCTGGTGGTAAACTCCGTATTGAAGGAAAGGAATACGTTGTCAAAGATGGAGACGTAATGCATTTCCGATTTAATGTGTAG
- a CDS encoding aminotransferase class I/II-fold pyridoxal phosphate-dependent enzyme produces MNKLAVELNKKLEGTSAGALLSDLGQRMYFPKGIARQAGEANRKATRYNATTGMAVNEGEPMILPTVQDNLPRLSPTESVSYAPTPGEERLRKVWKEEMIRKNPGIDEDKVSQPMVVPGLTNGISQTADLFVNAGDVVIMPDMYWGNYNLIFEVRREAEICTFPFFNDKSTFNVEGLLSTIKEKQINKKAIVLLNFPNNPTGYSPTKEEAEAINEGIYKIAEEGTHLLVISDDAYFGLFYEGDIYRESMFSLFSRAHDNILAVKVDGATKEDFVWGFRIGFVTFGGKGLTSDHYFALEEKLTGALRGTISNSSRAGQTILHKELSSLIYHGVKIKYYHLLEDRYKEVKKIVEERKTGLNLEVVPFNSGYFMSFQLKKGSAEDLRIHLLKEEGIGTIAIGTKYLRIAYAAVDKRDLKDLYNAVFEASDKLFG; encoded by the coding sequence ATGAATAAACTTGCAGTCGAACTGAATAAAAAACTAGAAGGTACAAGTGCAGGTGCCTTACTATCAGACTTAGGACAACGGATGTATTTCCCAAAGGGAATAGCTCGACAAGCGGGTGAAGCGAATCGAAAAGCTACCCGTTACAATGCAACCACAGGTATGGCTGTTAATGAAGGGGAACCGATGATCCTGCCTACAGTACAGGATAATTTACCCCGTCTTAGTCCCACTGAGTCAGTCTCTTATGCTCCCACCCCTGGTGAGGAAAGGTTGCGTAAGGTATGGAAAGAGGAGATGATCCGGAAAAATCCAGGTATTGATGAAGATAAGGTTAGTCAACCTATGGTTGTGCCTGGCTTGACTAACGGAATTAGTCAGACTGCAGATCTATTTGTCAATGCTGGTGATGTTGTCATCATGCCTGATATGTATTGGGGCAACTACAACCTTATCTTTGAAGTCAGACGAGAAGCTGAGATTTGCACATTTCCCTTCTTTAACGATAAGAGTACTTTTAATGTGGAAGGATTATTATCCACAATTAAAGAAAAACAAATAAACAAAAAAGCGATTGTCCTTCTTAACTTCCCCAACAATCCTACAGGCTATAGCCCTACAAAGGAGGAAGCGGAAGCAATAAATGAAGGTATTTATAAAATTGCCGAGGAAGGTACACACCTCCTTGTGATATCCGATGATGCTTATTTTGGCTTGTTTTATGAAGGCGATATCTATAGAGAGTCAATGTTCAGTCTCTTTTCAAGAGCTCATGATAATATTCTTGCTGTAAAAGTTGATGGAGCAACAAAGGAAGACTTTGTATGGGGTTTTCGAATCGGTTTCGTTACTTTTGGAGGAAAAGGCCTTACTTCTGATCATTATTTTGCACTGGAAGAAAAACTGACAGGAGCCTTGAGAGGAACAATAAGTAACTCCAGCAGAGCCGGTCAGACTATTTTACATAAAGAATTGTCAAGCTTGATCTATCATGGTGTAAAGATTAAGTATTACCACCTGTTAGAAGATCGCTACAAAGAAGTTAAAAAGATTGTTGAAGAACGAAAAACAGGACTTAACCTGGAAGTAGTTCCTTTTAACTCTGGTTACTTTATGTCCTTCCAACTTAAAAAAGGCAGTGCAGAGGATTTAAGAATTCACTTGCTCAAAGAAGAAGGTATTGGAACCATTGCTATTGGAACAAAATACTTACGAATTGCCTATGCTGCAGTAGATAAAAGGGACCTTAAGGACTTATATAATGCGGTCTTTGAGGCTTCAGATAAGTTATTTGGTTAA
- a CDS encoding TIGR01212 family radical SAM protein (This family includes YhcC from E. coli K-12, an uncharacterized radical SAM protein.), with translation MDAPIVFNNYSRYLKKKYNKPAYRLGLDGGFSCPNRGKDRTKEGCSYCDAYGARAPYLTGAHSLTDQIRQSLGFLRQRYGAEIFLLYFQAYTSTWAPLDRLKALYDSALSEADFRELIVSTRPDCFGDKVADLLSSYRTEEREVWAEFGLQSAKDITLKRINRGHGVKQYIESVKRAQDRDIKIVTHLIFGLPGETERDILDSVDFVVDQGVQGIKIHNLHIPQHSPLYKDYISGEITLPSMERHMDYCQKALERIPEDIVILRLTNDTMKDGTLLPGVMWDKTFFYDRLRRRMGEAGSFQGCKYKRRVE, from the coding sequence ATGGATGCACCCATTGTTTTTAATAATTATAGCCGGTACTTAAAAAAGAAATACAATAAACCAGCCTACAGACTTGGTCTGGATGGGGGGTTTTCCTGCCCTAATCGAGGCAAAGATCGTACTAAAGAGGGATGCTCCTATTGTGATGCCTATGGGGCGAGAGCTCCTTATTTGACTGGAGCACATAGTCTCACTGATCAAATTCGTCAAAGTCTTGGTTTTTTAAGACAAAGATACGGCGCAGAAATCTTTTTGTTATATTTCCAGGCCTATACCAGTACCTGGGCTCCTCTGGATAGGTTGAAAGCCCTTTATGATAGTGCCTTGTCTGAGGCGGATTTTCGGGAACTCATCGTCTCCACTAGACCTGATTGTTTTGGTGATAAAGTGGCTGATCTTCTAAGCTCTTATCGAACAGAAGAACGAGAAGTGTGGGCTGAGTTTGGGCTTCAGAGCGCAAAGGATATAACTCTAAAACGAATAAACAGAGGGCATGGAGTCAAGCAATACATCGAATCGGTTAAGAGAGCTCAAGATAGGGATATAAAAATTGTAACACACCTAATATTCGGGTTGCCCGGGGAAACTGAACGGGATATATTGGATTCTGTAGACTTTGTTGTTGATCAGGGAGTCCAGGGGATTAAGATTCATAATCTGCATATTCCTCAGCACTCACCTTTATACAAAGACTATATTTCCGGTGAGATAACCCTTCCAAGTATGGAACGGCATATGGATTATTGCCAAAAGGCTTTGGAACGGATACCTGAGGATATTGTAATATTACGTTTGACCAATGATACTATGAAGGATGGTACCTTGTTACCTGGTGTGATGTGGGACAAAACATTCTTCTATGATCGCCTAAGACGTAGAATGGGGGAAGCCGGAAGTTTTCAGGGCTGTAAGTATAAAAGAAGGGTGGAATGA
- the pgeF gene encoding peptidoglycan editing factor PgeF translates to MTFKLSKTWETPHSVNYIITTKPYTPEIDSLHKDAELPSRPFLVNQCHSARVIRTNQSPDQADGVYTDKVNDVIGIVTADCLPLLLTNEEGTEIAALHGGWRGLAGGIIDNGLGYFHSPLSQIKVYLGPAIGQDNYEIGPEVRKAFLDRYPSTDKAFHPSEKEGHYYLSLTKAATSILHTLGVDQIYNENLCTYEDSVRFYSYRREGKTGRMASLIWLSNPSSSYSFEAAE, encoded by the coding sequence TTGACTTTTAAACTATCCAAGACTTGGGAAACACCCCATTCTGTTAACTACATAATAACAACGAAACCTTACACTCCAGAAATAGATTCATTGCATAAAGATGCAGAATTACCTTCTAGACCATTCTTAGTTAATCAGTGTCATTCTGCCAGAGTGATCCGGACAAATCAAAGCCCGGATCAAGCAGATGGTGTATACACAGACAAGGTAAATGATGTTATCGGCATAGTAACAGCTGATTGCCTCCCACTCCTTCTTACGAATGAAGAAGGAACAGAGATCGCAGCTTTACATGGGGGATGGCGAGGCTTAGCAGGGGGTATTATTGATAATGGTCTTGGCTATTTTCACTCGCCCTTATCACAGATCAAGGTTTATTTGGGACCAGCTATTGGTCAAGATAATTATGAAATAGGTCCAGAAGTGCGAAAAGCCTTCCTTGATAGATATCCATCCACAGATAAGGCTTTTCATCCTTCTGAGAAGGAAGGTCATTACTATTTGAGTCTGACCAAGGCCGCTACCAGCATTCTACACACTCTGGGAGTTGATCAGATATACAATGAGAATCTATGTACTTATGAGGATTCTGTTCGTTTTTATAGCTATCGCAGAGAGGGAAAAACCGGTCGAATGGCTAGCCTCATATGGCTATCTAATCCATCTTCTTCATATAGCTTTGAAGCAGCTGAATAA
- a CDS encoding DUF5312 family protein yields the protein MGGADPEREKKRQLKNLKKNINRSKGRFYKTSGDLAQPSLAKFFYEIYKIIGSAQVFLEVADSSEALKNIIIESSFTDIQADIAQKVTEDALRQRANEVEIKVLANEVKEELVEFFSGFDINKVKEINYNYNKIRYLVDFVRYDYYFILKKFDSSLPERDFTYNPRFDSISGEYISEDIKDFLSVIPQMDTDPAWEKVLDVLKEYKGIEVINRQDWAKMLRGLSAVKKSSQLLMVAQYIDKDPYYVPYSEIYDEHIVENYLQTVKTKTEKVIQNLIREQKNAKKDQLLMGIFGTTIITRTKYYTEKNNMAFSKKGSGGFSYIEPMNYLKAFLLDILKRDVKELVDLLLIRGKWSTNLMSQQLSEAFYKCLDISQNLIEFDESLADEGPVGNKLKQAAFRAERDKAAAHVLTSTMNDVNEKAKELINNSAQNLINIGKGLKMVIEDYNKAKKELIINWKEIEGASEKEMLPWMTETYKRMFYFIQLLQSYMKKMD from the coding sequence ATGGGGGGAGCAGATCCAGAGCGTGAAAAGAAAAGACAATTAAAGAATCTGAAAAAAAATATAAACCGTTCAAAAGGCAGATTTTATAAAACCTCTGGTGATCTGGCTCAACCAAGCTTAGCCAAATTCTTTTATGAAATATACAAAATCATCGGTTCCGCTCAGGTTTTTCTGGAAGTCGCAGATTCTTCTGAGGCTCTCAAGAACATTATAATAGAGTCTTCTTTTACAGACATTCAGGCAGATATAGCTCAAAAAGTGACAGAGGATGCTCTCCGTCAACGAGCTAATGAAGTGGAAATCAAAGTCCTGGCCAATGAGGTAAAGGAAGAACTTGTAGAGTTCTTTTCTGGCTTTGATATCAATAAAGTTAAAGAGATAAATTACAATTACAACAAAATCCGTTACCTGGTGGACTTTGTCCGCTATGATTATTATTTCATTTTGAAGAAATTTGATTCCAGTCTCCCTGAAAGGGATTTTACCTATAATCCCCGTTTTGACAGTATCAGTGGTGAATATATATCCGAGGATATAAAGGACTTTTTGTCTGTAATACCCCAAATGGATACAGATCCTGCATGGGAAAAGGTCCTGGATGTTCTCAAGGAATATAAAGGAATAGAGGTCATTAATAGACAGGATTGGGCGAAAATGCTTAGGGGGCTGTCTGCTGTCAAAAAATCAAGCCAATTGTTGATGGTGGCTCAATACATTGATAAAGACCCGTACTACGTACCGTATAGCGAAATCTACGATGAACATATTGTCGAAAATTACCTTCAAACTGTTAAAACCAAAACAGAAAAGGTTATTCAAAATCTTATACGTGAGCAAAAAAACGCCAAGAAGGACCAGTTACTAATGGGAATCTTTGGCACTACGATAATTACAAGAACAAAGTATTATACTGAAAAGAATAACATGGCTTTCTCTAAAAAGGGTTCTGGTGGATTTAGCTATATAGAACCTATGAATTATCTAAAAGCTTTCCTGTTGGATATCCTTAAAAGGGACGTAAAAGAACTGGTAGATTTACTTCTGATTAGGGGAAAGTGGAGCACTAACCTCATGAGCCAGCAATTATCAGAAGCTTTCTATAAGTGTTTAGATATTAGTCAGAACTTGATTGAATTTGATGAATCGTTGGCAGATGAAGGTCCTGTAGGCAATAAGCTAAAACAAGCAGCTTTCAGAGCTGAAAGGGATAAAGCCGCAGCCCATGTACTAACTTCTACCATGAATGATGTTAATGAGAAAGCCAAAGAGCTCATTAATAATTCTGCTCAGAATCTTATCAATATAGGTAAAGGGCTGAAGATGGTCATTGAAGATTATAACAAAGCCAAGAAAGAGCTGATCATTAACTGGAAAGAAATAGAAGGTGCCTCAGAAAAAGAGATGCTTCCCTGGATGACTGAAACCTACAAACGTATGTTTTACTTTATTCAGCTGCTTCAAAGCTATATGAAGAAGATGGATTAG
- a CDS encoding malic enzyme-like NAD(P)-binding protein: protein MASDKNALDYHRYPTPGKISVVPTKECSSAEDLALAYSPGVAQPVLAIAEEENQIYNYTAKGNLVGVISNGTAILGLGNRGAAASKPVMEGKGVLFKKFAGIDVFDIELDTTDPQAFIQAVSLMEPTFGGINLEDIKAPECFEIETKLKEIMNIPVFHDDQHGTAIISAAGFLNALEVTGKKLDQVKIVFSGAGAAGLSCVKMLATLGVPKENIIMCDIIGVVYKGRTEEMFPEKAQWASDSPARTMEEAILGADVFFGLSAPNILTPAMLKSMAPQPIVFAMANPDPEITYPLAKETRPDIIMATGRSDYPNQINNVLGFPFIFRGALDVRATSITENMKMAAAKALAALAKEPVPEDVIKAYGGEDFSFGPNYIVPKPFDKRVFIEESLAVAKAACEEGIAQKPIKDWAGYRKHLEELSKTL from the coding sequence ATGGCTTCAGATAAAAATGCTTTAGATTATCACAGGTATCCAACACCTGGCAAAATATCGGTCGTACCGACAAAGGAATGTTCCAGTGCTGAAGATCTAGCCCTGGCCTACTCTCCCGGGGTAGCCCAACCTGTTCTGGCTATAGCAGAAGAGGAAAATCAAATCTATAACTATACGGCGAAGGGCAACCTGGTAGGAGTGATCTCCAATGGAACCGCCATTCTTGGTCTGGGCAATAGAGGGGCTGCAGCGTCCAAGCCTGTTATGGAGGGTAAGGGGGTCTTATTTAAGAAGTTTGCCGGAATTGACGTGTTCGATATAGAATTGGATACAACAGACCCACAGGCTTTTATTCAAGCGGTTAGCCTGATGGAGCCAACTTTTGGTGGCATCAATCTGGAAGATATCAAAGCGCCAGAATGTTTTGAAATAGAGACAAAGCTGAAGGAAATCATGAACATACCCGTCTTCCATGATGACCAACATGGGACAGCTATCATATCCGCAGCGGGCTTTTTAAACGCCCTGGAGGTTACTGGGAAAAAACTGGATCAAGTGAAGATCGTCTTTTCCGGTGCAGGGGCGGCAGGTCTTAGTTGTGTCAAAATGCTCGCAACGTTGGGTGTGCCCAAAGAGAATATCATCATGTGTGACATAATCGGAGTCGTCTACAAAGGACGTACAGAGGAAATGTTCCCGGAGAAGGCCCAATGGGCTTCAGACAGCCCGGCCCGAACTATGGAGGAAGCTATCCTTGGTGCGGATGTTTTCTTTGGCTTATCAGCCCCTAACATTCTCACTCCAGCTATGCTCAAATCTATGGCTCCACAGCCTATTGTCTTTGCCATGGCCAATCCTGATCCGGAAATCACCTACCCCTTAGCCAAAGAAACACGCCCGGATATTATCATGGCGACAGGTCGTAGTGACTATCCCAACCAGATAAATAATGTGTTGGGATTTCCCTTTATCTTCCGGGGAGCACTGGATGTGCGGGCTACCTCCATAACAGAGAATATGAAGATGGCAGCAGCTAAAGCCCTTGCCGCTTTAGCTAAAGAACCTGTCCCTGAGGACGTGATAAAAGCTTATGGGGGAGAGGATTTCTCCTTCGGCCCAAACTATATCGTTCCTAAACCATTTGATAAGAGGGTTTTTATTGAAGAATCCTTAGCCGTAGCAAAAGCCGCCTGTGAGGAAGGTATTGCTCAAAAGCCAATTAAAGATTGGGCGGGGTACCGCAAACACCTGGAAGAATTATCTAAGACATTATAA
- a CDS encoding magnesium transporter CorA family protein translates to MISIWKTTDKKMVKSIVLERNSWVEVANPSESEIEFLNVEHQIPEDLILDILDEDERSRIEITNYYTCLITRVPVYDETREVRYFTVPLGIIISNGLVFTICSRPSAILDAVAKKIGSVADSNVYTFMLEILNKSITNYLQYLKQINKLTSRIEEDLQNAVKNTELLQLLRLEKSLLFFTTSLKGNEMLLERFEKLFDSKLSSSQREALEDLRIEVRQAQEMTSIYSNILSGMMDILASVISNNLNVVMKRLTQISIVLMIPTFIASLYGMNVSHLPFHDKSWAFPAILGVSTALALISAMFVSRQKKF, encoded by the coding sequence ATGATATCTATCTGGAAGACAACTGACAAAAAGATGGTCAAATCCATTGTTCTGGAACGAAATAGCTGGGTGGAAGTTGCCAATCCCAGTGAAAGCGAAATCGAATTCCTAAATGTAGAACACCAGATTCCTGAAGATCTCATTCTGGATATACTCGATGAAGACGAACGCTCTCGAATAGAAATTACCAATTACTATACCTGCTTAATAACTCGTGTTCCCGTGTATGATGAAACGAGAGAAGTACGGTATTTTACAGTCCCTTTAGGGATTATCATCTCTAATGGATTAGTGTTCACCATCTGTTCACGTCCCTCAGCCATACTTGATGCTGTGGCTAAGAAAATTGGCTCTGTGGCAGATAGTAATGTCTATACTTTTATGTTAGAGATATTGAACAAATCCATTACCAATTATCTGCAATACCTTAAGCAAATCAACAAACTTACTAGCCGTATAGAAGAGGATTTGCAGAATGCTGTTAAAAATACAGAATTACTTCAACTTCTGCGTTTGGAGAAATCTCTCCTCTTCTTTACCACTTCTTTGAAAGGTAATGAAATGTTATTGGAACGTTTTGAGAAGCTCTTTGATTCCAAGTTATCCAGTTCGCAAAGAGAAGCTTTGGAAGATCTGAGGATTGAAGTAAGACAAGCTCAGGAGATGACCTCTATCTATTCGAATATCCTCAGTGGAATGATGGATATTCTCGCCTCTGTTATCTCTAACAATCTGAATGTTGTTATGAAACGATTGACTCAGATATCCATAGTATTAATGATCCCAACATTTATCGCCAGCTTATATGGTATGAATGTATCCCATCTTCCTTTTCATGATAAAAGCTGGGCCTTCCCGGCTATATTGGGTGTTTCTACTGCATTGGCTCTCATCAGTGCCATGTTTGTATCCAGGCAGAAGAAGTTTTGA